Proteins found in one Triticum urartu cultivar G1812 chromosome 4, Tu2.1, whole genome shotgun sequence genomic segment:
- the LOC125553907 gene encoding uncharacterized protein LOC125553907 yields MTKPPAADRPRMTLEDYVLFFTTRSGRHLTIDQLNQILFMHGFKKFYNSNKPVIVDALNSLDLLRPRRATVSINAVAPPPGAAGPSAALLSTEAVKRDIQDLGWRECPVGSVLSVHAGAAASSPVPLATIRPGSAAIVQRVSPPSTFSASSSLPPAAPGVEGTRKRALRGQGKAATKRKERRMRELLRLPSIEVQDIPAADAAAQGSSGGIASAV; encoded by the exons ATGACGAAGCCACCAGCGGCCGATCGGCCGCGGATGACGCTGGAGGACTACGTCCTCTTCTTCACCACCCGCAGCGGTCGACATCTTACCATCGACCAACTCAATCAG ATCCTCTTCATGCACGGCTTCAAGAAGTTCTACAACTCCAACAAG CCGGTGATCGTCGACGCGCTCAACTCGCTCGACCTGCTGCGCCCGCGCCGCGCCACAGTCAGCATCAACGCCGTGGCGCCCCCGCCGGGTGCCGCGGGGCCCTCCGCGGCCTTGCTCTCCACGGAGGCCGTGAAGCGCGACATCCAGGACCTCGGCTGGCGCGAGTGCCCCGTCGGCTCCGTCCTCTCCGTCCACGCCGGggcggccgcctcctcccccgtGCCCCTCGCCACCATCCGCCCGGGCTCCGCGGCCATCGTCCAGCGCGTCTCCCCTCCGAGCACATTCAGCGCCTCCTCCAGCCTGCCTCCCGCGGCGCCTGGCGTGGAGGGGACCAGGaagcgggccctgaggggccaggggaaggcggcgaccaagaggaaggagaggcgcaTGAGGGAGCTGCTCAGGCTCCCGTCCATCGAGGTCCAGGACATtcccgccgccgacgccgccgcccagGGCAGCAGCGGCGGCATTGCCTCTGCTGTGTGA
- the LOC125551897 gene encoding extensin-like isoform X1, translated as MVSPGSTARSPQIMDHMVGQVDLQPPRRSTLHGGAALVPPSAARIAAAQAAADVDAIGWAECPIGCVTAFSAFADPPDPVEPMPPPAHHMLALAVPLRRPRSKRTRTSPYQRPAASNTAKVKEEVVMEEEGEDMSLVTPSPPRWMRSPTPPPPPPLPTPRSQTVVPPPLWMRSPTPPPPPPTPTPRPQTVVPPPSPPCRGQPELEPTLSRPPGFGSPPEPCRSGPTLEPILPTPPPPGFGPPPQPCRSGPTPEPVLPTPPPPGFGPPPQPCWRRPTLAPPPTLPPGFGSRQVAPPPPQLSWGLPMPPPSGPGAPTFTQHLQPAGPAPLWRSPMSPSYLAPCWGAPAQAPWRWPHPPPRWAPPHMLRPPPPPWDCMRPFAPPMPPQHPPHFEMQHTPPAPGACSGRQVIYF; from the exons ATGGTTTCGCCAGGCTCCACGGCAAGAAG TCCCCAGATCATGGACCACATGGTGGGGCAGGTCGACCTGCAGCCGCCGCGCCGCTCTACGCTGCACGGTGGCGCCGCGCTCGTGCCGCCCTCCGCCGCGCGCATCGCCGCCGCACAGGCCGCGGCCGACGTCGACGCCATCGGCTGGGCGGAGTGCCCCATCGGCTGCGTCACCGCCTTCTCCGCCTTCGCTGACCCGCCGGACCCGGTGGAGCCCATGCCCCCGCCCGCCCACCACATGCTCGCGCTGGCGGTGCCCCTGCGCCGCCCGCGCTCCAAAAGGACGCGCACCTCCCCCTACCAGCGCCCTGCCGCGTCCAACACGGCCAAGGTGAAGGAGGAGGTGGTCATGGAAGAGGAGGGTGAGGATATGTCGTTGGtgacgccgtcgccgccgcgaTGGATGCGCTCCCCTACCCCGCCACCTCCGCCCCCGTTGCCCACGCCACGGTCGCAGACCGTGGTGCCTCCGCCACTATGGATGCGCTCCCCTACTCCGCCACCTCCGCCCCCCACGCCCACGCCGCGGCCGCAGACCGTGGTGCCTCCGCCTTCGCCGCCGTGCAGGGGCCAGCCTGAGTTGGAGCCGACCCTCTCCCGACCACCTGGCTTCGGCTCGCCGCCGGAACCATGCAGGAGCGGGCCTACGCTGGAGCCGATCCTCcccacaccaccaccaccaggctTCGGCCCGCCGCCGCAACCATGCAGGAGCGGGCCTACGCCGGAGCCGGTCCTCcccacaccaccaccaccaggctTCGGCCCGCCGCCGCAACCATGCTGGAGGCGGCCTACGTTGGCGCCGCCTCCTACCCTGCCACCAGGCTTCGGTTCGCGCCAGGTGGCGCCGCCTCCTCCGCAGCTGTCCTGGGGCTTGCCGATGCCACCGCCGTCGGGCCCAGGAGCGCCTACGTTCACGCAGCATCTTCAGCCTGCAGGTCCGGCACCACTCTGGCGCTCGCCGATGTCGCCGTCTTATCTGGCACCGTGCTGGGGCGCGCCGGCGCAAGCGCCCTGGCGCTGGCCACACCCCCCGCCGCGCTGGGCACCACCTCATATGctgcgcccgccgccgccaccctgGGACTGCATGAGGCCGTTTGCACCTCCCATGCCGCCGCAGCATCCGCCGCATTTTGAGATGCAGCATACGCCACCGGCACCGGGGGCGTGCTCGGGCAGGCAGGTGATTTACTTCTAG
- the LOC125551897 gene encoding extensin-like isoform X2, which translates to MVKERLTLTLERYHRFFVDPYATRLTTVHLNNIIYMHGFARLHGSCSPQIMDHMVGQVDLQPPRRSTLHGGAALVPPSAARIAAAQAAADVDAIGWAECPIGCVTAFSAFADPPDPVEPMPPPAHHMLALAVPLRRPRSKRTRTSPYQRPAASNTAKVKEEVVMEEEGEDMSLVTPSPPRWMRSPTPPPPPPLPTPRSQTVVPPPLWMRSPTPPPPPPTPTPRPQTVVPPPSPPCRGQPELEPTLSRPPGFGSPPEPCRSGPTLEPILPTPPPPGFGPPPQPCRSGPTPEPVLPTPPPPGFGPPPQPCWRRPTLAPPPTLPPGFGSRQVAPPPPQLSWGLPMPPPSGPGAPTFTQHLQPAGPAPLWRSPMSPSYLAPCWGAPAQAPWRWPHPPPRWAPPHMLRPPPPPWDCMRPFAPPMPPQHPPHFEMQHTPPAPGACSGRQVIYF; encoded by the exons ATGGTGAAGGAGAGATTGACCCTGACGCTGGAGAGGTACCACCGCTTCTTCGTCGACCCCTACGCCACCCGCCTCACCACCGTCCACCTCAACAAC ATCATCTACATGCATGGTTTCGCCAGGCTCCACG GCTCTTGCAGTCCCCAGATCATGGACCACATGGTGGGGCAGGTCGACCTGCAGCCGCCGCGCCGCTCTACGCTGCACGGTGGCGCCGCGCTCGTGCCGCCCTCCGCCGCGCGCATCGCCGCCGCACAGGCCGCGGCCGACGTCGACGCCATCGGCTGGGCGGAGTGCCCCATCGGCTGCGTCACCGCCTTCTCCGCCTTCGCTGACCCGCCGGACCCGGTGGAGCCCATGCCCCCGCCCGCCCACCACATGCTCGCGCTGGCGGTGCCCCTGCGCCGCCCGCGCTCCAAAAGGACGCGCACCTCCCCCTACCAGCGCCCTGCCGCGTCCAACACGGCCAAGGTGAAGGAGGAGGTGGTCATGGAAGAGGAGGGTGAGGATATGTCGTTGGtgacgccgtcgccgccgcgaTGGATGCGCTCCCCTACCCCGCCACCTCCGCCCCCGTTGCCCACGCCACGGTCGCAGACCGTGGTGCCTCCGCCACTATGGATGCGCTCCCCTACTCCGCCACCTCCGCCCCCCACGCCCACGCCGCGGCCGCAGACCGTGGTGCCTCCGCCTTCGCCGCCGTGCAGGGGCCAGCCTGAGTTGGAGCCGACCCTCTCCCGACCACCTGGCTTCGGCTCGCCGCCGGAACCATGCAGGAGCGGGCCTACGCTGGAGCCGATCCTCcccacaccaccaccaccaggctTCGGCCCGCCGCCGCAACCATGCAGGAGCGGGCCTACGCCGGAGCCGGTCCTCcccacaccaccaccaccaggctTCGGCCCGCCGCCGCAACCATGCTGGAGGCGGCCTACGTTGGCGCCGCCTCCTACCCTGCCACCAGGCTTCGGTTCGCGCCAGGTGGCGCCGCCTCCTCCGCAGCTGTCCTGGGGCTTGCCGATGCCACCGCCGTCGGGCCCAGGAGCGCCTACGTTCACGCAGCATCTTCAGCCTGCAGGTCCGGCACCACTCTGGCGCTCGCCGATGTCGCCGTCTTATCTGGCACCGTGCTGGGGCGCGCCGGCGCAAGCGCCCTGGCGCTGGCCACACCCCCCGCCGCGCTGGGCACCACCTCATATGctgcgcccgccgccgccaccctgGGACTGCATGAGGCCGTTTGCACCTCCCATGCCGCCGCAGCATCCGCCGCATTTTGAGATGCAGCATACGCCACCGGCACCGGGGGCGTGCTCGGGCAGGCAGGTGATTTACTTCTAG